The Chitinophaga caeni genome segment TAACACAACCGCTACAGTTAATATTTGTTTTTAATTGAATCGTTTTCATTTCGTTTGATTTGATATTAGTAAATGAATTTTTCTTTGTCAAGGAAGTATATTTCAATCGTAAGCTATTACTTACAACCGACACAGAACTCAAGGCCATAGCAGCCCCGGCAATCATCGGGTTGAGTAAAAACCCGTTAAAAGGATATAACAGCCCGGCAGCAATCGGGATACCGATCAGGTTATAAATAAATGCCCAGAATAAGTTTTGATGAATAAGCTGAACCGTTTTCTTCGACAATAAGATCGCTTTAGGAATTTGTTTCAGATCAGATGAAATCAAGGTCATCATAGCCACATCCATCGCTATATCTGTACCTTTCCCCATGGCGATACTTACATCCGCTTGTGCAAGGGCATGACTGTCGTTGATACCGTCTCCAACCATGGCAACGGTTTTTCCGGCAGCCTGTTGTTGTTCTATAAACTTAGCTTTATCAGAAGGCAAAGCGCTAGCAATAAAATGTTGAATACCAACTTCTTCAGCCACGGCTTTTGCCGTTTGGGCATTATCGCCGGTAATCATGTAAACATCTATTCCGAGTGATTGTAGTTCAGCGACAGCTTGTTTAGAGGAGCCTTTTATCTTATCAGCAATAGCAATAGCAGCTAAAGCTTTCCGGTCATCGGCAAACCAGGTGACCGTATATGCCTTTTGCAACCAGTTTTCTGCCTGTTGTCTTAATATCGGGTCGATGGTAATATTATGTTCGGATAGCAAGCCTTCATTACCCACTATGTAATTACGCTGTTTATAAGTGGCCGCGGCGCCCTTCCCGGTTATACTTTCAAAATTGTCAAGGACAACTACCGGGCTAAGATCCGTTTTTTGAAGATATTGAGCGATTGCTAATGCCAGCGGGTGTTCGGATTGTTTTTCAATGGCTAATAAGATCGGGGCTGTTTTTTCATCAAGCCATTTCAAACCAACCACGGCAGGCTTTCCTTCGGTGATAGTGCCGGTTTTGTCCAGTACCAATACATTTATCTTTTTCGCTTTTTCAAGGCTCTCCGCATCTTTTATCAGGATACCATTCTCTGCTCCTTTTCCGACACCGACCATTATAGCCGTAGGAGTAGCTAGTCCTAATGCGCAAGGACAAGCAATTACCAACACGGTAACCATTGCCAGCAAACCTTGTGTCAACCCATTATCACCTCCAAGAATCAACCAAGCTACAAATGTGGC includes the following:
- a CDS encoding heavy metal translocating P-type ATPase, yielding MTKNMNQQLIKDTFPVIGMTCAACAGSVESMLSAQAGVAKAAVNFANSTATVEYDPQTAQLASFQQAVRSIGYDLIIEKEADTEDKVAALQAAKLTLLQRKTTWAIIFAVPLVIIGMFFMEMPYANYIMWALATPIVLIFGNQFFVNAWKQLKHGRANMDTLVALSTGIAYIFSVFNTLNPEFWHSRGLHAHVYFEASGVVIAFILLGKLLEERAKASTSSAIKKLMGLQPKTVTRINKNGQEEEIEIGQVLIGDVLIVKPGAQIPVDGTVAKGSSYVDESMISGEPIPVFKEIGGKVLAGTLNQKGSMQVKAEKVGAETVLAHIIKMVQTAQGSKAPVQQLVDKVAAVFVPVVLAIALATFVAWLILGGDNGLTQGLLAMVTVLVIACPCALGLATPTAIMVGVGKGAENGILIKDAESLEKAKKINVLVLDKTGTITEGKPAVVGLKWLDEKTAPILLAIEKQSEHPLALAIAQYLQKTDLSPVVVLDNFESITGKGAAATYKQRNYIVGNEGLLSEHNITIDPILRQQAENWLQKAYTVTWFADDRKALAAIAIADKIKGSSKQAVAELQSLGIDVYMITGDNAQTAKAVAEEVGIQHFIASALPSDKAKFIEQQQAAGKTVAMVGDGINDSHALAQADVSIAMGKGTDIAMDVAMMTLISSDLKQIPKAILLSKKTVQLIHQNLFWAFIYNLIGIPIAAGLLYPFNGFLLNPMIAGAAMALSSVSVVSNSLRLKYTSLTKKNSFTNIKSNEMKTIQLKTNINCSGCVSAVKPFLDKAVGEGNWKVDTENPDKVLTVQKENVEEGDVIDAVKKAGFELH